In one window of Henckelia pumila isolate YLH828 chromosome 1, ASM3356847v2, whole genome shotgun sequence DNA:
- the LOC140870580 gene encoding uncharacterized protein: MPSGQVLSTTSICRGMEMDLQGRTIRADLVVLPLTGFDLILGMDWLSVNEAVIDFRQRSVAVKPEEGEQFIFYASPSCEISPVISHARARKLLRRGCQGFLASVVTSAVPPTSSLEDIEVIRDFSDVFPDDVAGIPPAREVEFSIELIPDTVPIFKAPMPPKQMNRRGGPPPPPPHNPLAALEQANANMMAGITALL, encoded by the exons ATGCCGTCTGGACAGGTTCTTTCTACCACTAGCATCTGCAGAGGCATGGAGATGGATTTACAGGGGCGCACTATCAGGGCAGATTTAGTGGTTTTACCGTTGACTGGGTTTGATTTGATcttgggtatggattggttgtcagtcAATGAGGCAGTGATTGATTTTCGGCAGAGGTCAGTGGCAGTGAAACCAGAGGAGGGCGAACAGTTTATTTTCTATGCATCTCCGAGCTGTGAGATCTCGCCGGTGATTTCTCATGcacgtgcgaggaagttattgagacggggttgccaggggtttcttgCCAGTGTAGTCACATCAGCAGTGCCACCTACCAGTTCCCTAGAAGATATAGAGGTGATACGTGATTTTTCAGACGTTTTTCCCGATGATGTTGCAGGGATTCCACCAGCGAGGGAAGTGGAGTTCAGCATTGAGTTGATTCCTGACACTGTGCCTATTTTTAAGGCACC aatgcctccgaaaCAGATGAACAGACGCGGGGGACCTCCCCCTCCACCTCCGCATAACcctcttgcagcattggagcaggccaatgcaaatatgatggcGGGGATCACTGCTTTGTTATAG